A window of Corallococcus macrosporus DSM 14697 contains these coding sequences:
- a CDS encoding DedA family protein, with amino-acid sequence MVEYIDQLISALGPLGLLVLGVAAMLEYVVPPFPGDTITLLGGVYAVRGSQPWMLVFLVVTVGSVAGAAINYAVGHWLAKRFDAHPERSFFGITHARLEQVQARMRVNGPWLLLVNRFLPGIRGLIFVAAGASRMPRFNALALGAVSAMAHTGLVLGLGAAVGGNLERLTALVARYQYAVVGLVVIGAIGVGIRMLARRRAPAPGP; translated from the coding sequence ATGGTGGAATACATCGACCAGCTCATCTCGGCCCTGGGGCCCCTGGGCCTGCTGGTCCTGGGCGTGGCGGCGATGCTGGAGTACGTCGTGCCGCCCTTTCCCGGGGACACCATCACCCTCCTGGGGGGCGTGTACGCGGTTCGTGGTTCGCAGCCGTGGATGCTCGTCTTCCTGGTGGTGACGGTGGGCAGCGTGGCGGGAGCGGCCATCAACTACGCGGTGGGCCACTGGTTGGCGAAGCGCTTTGATGCCCACCCCGAGCGCAGCTTCTTCGGCATCACCCATGCGCGGCTGGAGCAGGTTCAAGCGCGCATGCGTGTGAATGGGCCATGGCTGCTGCTGGTGAACCGTTTCCTGCCGGGCATCCGGGGGCTCATCTTCGTCGCCGCGGGGGCCTCGCGCATGCCCCGGTTCAACGCGCTGGCGCTGGGCGCGGTGTCCGCCATGGCACACACCGGGCTGGTGTTGGGGTTGGGCGCGGCGGTGGGCGGCAACCTGGAGCGGCTGACGGCGCTCGTCGCGCGGTACCAGTACGCGGTGGTGGGGTTGGTCGTCATCGGGGCCATCGGCGTGGGCATCCGGATGTTGGCTCGGCGCCGTGCCCCCGCGCCGGGGCCCTGA
- a CDS encoding radical SAM protein has product MNLKSLSLPELEAALAPLSPSPAAVRKVFAAVFAHGAQGVEDVASARQVPRRVGDHLRAHAQMPKLEIVERRRADDGFVKYLFDSPLGGRIEAVRIPIFDEKYVICVSSQVGCALACDFCMTGKLGFKRNLQTWEILDQVLQVRAEADRPVRGVVFMGMGEPLLNYKETLRAADILRHPAGFSIAGEAITFSTAGHVPAIRRYVREGHPYRLAFSVTSAIAEKRAQVLPIEKTHPLPELIAAIREYSEVRRERAMIAYVAISGFNMGREDAEALKAAFEGIRIKVDLIDVTDPTGKYLPPTAEELSAFRDHLQILKSPVARRYSGGKDIGAACGTLAATQYGGTVMPRPPEPPPPATT; this is encoded by the coding sequence GTGAACCTGAAGTCACTGTCGTTGCCGGAGCTGGAGGCCGCGCTCGCGCCGCTCTCCCCGTCCCCCGCCGCCGTCCGCAAGGTGTTCGCGGCCGTCTTCGCCCATGGCGCTCAGGGCGTCGAGGACGTCGCCTCGGCCCGGCAGGTGCCTCGCCGCGTGGGTGACCACCTGCGGGCCCACGCGCAGATGCCGAAGCTGGAAATCGTCGAGCGCCGTCGGGCGGACGACGGCTTCGTGAAGTACCTCTTCGACTCGCCGCTGGGCGGGCGCATCGAGGCGGTCCGCATCCCCATCTTCGACGAGAAGTACGTCATCTGCGTCTCCAGCCAGGTGGGCTGTGCGCTGGCGTGCGACTTCTGCATGACGGGGAAGTTGGGCTTCAAAAGGAATCTCCAGACCTGGGAGATTCTGGACCAGGTGCTCCAGGTGCGGGCGGAGGCGGACCGGCCGGTGCGCGGGGTCGTCTTCATGGGGATGGGGGAGCCGCTCCTCAACTACAAGGAGACGCTGCGGGCGGCGGACATCCTGCGCCACCCGGCCGGGTTCTCCATCGCGGGCGAGGCGATTACCTTCTCCACGGCGGGCCATGTGCCGGCCATCCGCCGCTACGTTCGTGAAGGGCACCCCTACCGGCTGGCCTTCTCCGTGACGAGCGCCATCGCGGAGAAGCGCGCCCAGGTGCTCCCGATTGAGAAGACGCACCCGCTGCCGGAGCTCATCGCCGCCATCCGCGAGTACAGCGAGGTGCGGCGCGAGCGGGCGATGATCGCCTACGTGGCCATCAGCGGCTTCAACATGGGCCGTGAGGACGCCGAGGCGCTGAAGGCCGCCTTCGAGGGCATCCGCATCAAGGTGGACCTCATCGACGTGACGGACCCCACCGGGAAGTACCTGCCGCCCACGGCCGAGGAGCTGAGCGCGTTCAGGGACCACCTTCAAATCCTCAAGTCGCCGGTGGCGCGGCGGTACTCGGGGGGCAAGGACATCGGGGCGGCGTGTGGCACGCTGGCGGCCACGCAGTACGGGGGCACGGTGATGCCGCGGCCTCCCGAGCCCCCTCCACCGGCGACGACGTAA
- a CDS encoding BamA/OMP85 family outer membrane protein: protein MKPPVAAALLRHLRLATPLALLLTAACATTGTPPSGPKVTDLEIQGTDQVSEGAIKDRILTTATPFWGFWPFGGPSYFDANAWQADLRRIERYYQAQGYYQAQVVNADVKPDGEGEVAIDVTVQEGEPTRISEIQVTGLDTLPEEVREEHREYVLDDLPLREGDVFKEEAWEETKVRVQERLRELAYAEAEVDGEVRVDVDTRQAVVELRTRPGIRYRFGNTFVATDANPQVPPRRIIEQVTGALKKGDWYSETALANAQARVFRMGVFGAVKVNRGAPDRESGTVPVVVDVREAPFRSVRLGGGVGVDAARQEVRAVGEWTHRNFGGGLRRFTVRGRLGYAFIPNVLDFNKNGPVFDVTAEYEQPRFLFRDLRAQNSLSVEKGLEQAYDFWGGRLQTGVIWQPHPDFSIFPSYNLQVYRLSGRVSADSRVPPIVLGCSGDQDQCNTALSFLELAFTWDRRDDVIEPRDGYYLSLSLQKGGGPLFGDFNYVRLLPDLRFYRSFGEDKRLILAAKVRAGTLNPAGGGQSSIVTRFFSGGGTFMRGFNGQRLSPLAALQRTADVDGDGVPEVVQTEEWDTVPVGGNSLFETSVEMRYQFTESLMVAAFYDTGLVGIEDFAHSNRPKLFGPQHYHAVGMGLRYLTVVGPIRLDIARRLNIGRGLPVSTPGYIYPESGGCFGIGSRWRPTGPTTPSGAFAGAPDGQCALHLSIGEAF from the coding sequence ATGAAACCTCCCGTGGCCGCCGCCCTGCTCAGACACCTCCGCCTCGCCACTCCGCTCGCGCTGCTGCTCACCGCGGCCTGCGCCACCACCGGTACGCCGCCCTCCGGCCCCAAGGTCACCGACCTGGAAATCCAGGGAACGGACCAGGTGAGCGAGGGTGCCATCAAGGACCGCATCCTCACCACGGCGACGCCCTTCTGGGGCTTCTGGCCCTTTGGCGGCCCCAGCTACTTCGACGCCAACGCGTGGCAGGCGGACCTGCGCCGCATCGAGCGGTACTACCAGGCCCAGGGCTATTACCAGGCCCAGGTCGTCAACGCCGACGTGAAGCCGGACGGCGAAGGCGAGGTGGCCATCGACGTCACGGTGCAGGAGGGCGAGCCCACCCGCATCAGCGAAATCCAGGTGACGGGCCTGGACACGCTGCCGGAGGAGGTCCGCGAGGAGCACCGGGAGTACGTGCTGGACGACCTGCCCCTGCGCGAGGGCGACGTCTTCAAGGAAGAGGCCTGGGAGGAGACCAAGGTCCGCGTCCAGGAGCGGCTGCGCGAGCTGGCCTACGCGGAGGCCGAGGTCGACGGCGAGGTCCGGGTGGACGTGGACACCCGCCAGGCGGTGGTGGAGCTGCGCACCCGGCCCGGCATCCGCTACCGCTTCGGCAACACCTTCGTCGCCACGGACGCCAATCCCCAGGTGCCTCCGCGCCGCATCATCGAGCAGGTGACGGGCGCGCTGAAGAAGGGGGACTGGTACAGCGAGACGGCGCTGGCCAACGCGCAGGCGCGCGTCTTCCGCATGGGCGTGTTCGGCGCGGTGAAGGTGAACCGCGGCGCCCCGGACCGCGAGTCCGGCACGGTGCCGGTGGTGGTGGACGTGCGCGAGGCGCCCTTCCGCTCGGTGCGCCTGGGCGGCGGCGTGGGCGTGGACGCGGCCCGGCAGGAGGTCCGCGCGGTGGGCGAGTGGACGCACCGCAACTTCGGCGGCGGGCTGCGCCGCTTCACCGTCCGCGGCCGGCTGGGCTACGCCTTCATCCCCAACGTGCTCGACTTCAACAAGAACGGCCCCGTCTTCGACGTCACCGCCGAGTACGAGCAGCCCCGCTTCCTGTTCCGGGACTTGCGGGCGCAGAACTCGCTCAGCGTGGAGAAGGGCCTGGAGCAGGCCTATGACTTCTGGGGCGGCAGGCTCCAGACGGGCGTCATCTGGCAGCCGCACCCGGACTTCTCCATCTTCCCCTCGTACAACCTCCAGGTGTACCGGCTCAGCGGCCGCGTCAGCGCCGACTCCCGCGTGCCGCCCATCGTGCTGGGCTGCAGCGGGGACCAGGACCAGTGCAACACGGCGCTCAGCTTCCTGGAGCTGGCCTTCACCTGGGACCGGCGCGACGACGTCATCGAGCCGCGAGACGGCTACTACCTCTCCCTCTCCCTCCAGAAGGGCGGCGGCCCGCTCTTCGGCGACTTCAACTACGTCCGCCTGCTGCCCGACCTGCGCTTCTACCGTTCGTTCGGCGAGGACAAGCGGCTCATCCTGGCGGCGAAGGTGCGCGCGGGCACGCTGAACCCCGCGGGCGGCGGCCAGAGCTCCATCGTCACCCGCTTCTTCTCCGGCGGCGGCACCTTCATGCGCGGCTTCAACGGCCAGCGCCTGTCCCCCCTGGCCGCCCTGCAGCGCACGGCGGACGTGGACGGCGACGGCGTCCCCGAAGTCGTCCAGACAGAGGAGTGGGACACCGTGCCCGTGGGTGGCAACAGCCTCTTCGAGACGTCCGTGGAGATGCGCTACCAGTTCACGGAGAGCCTGATGGTGGCGGCCTTCTATGACACGGGCCTGGTGGGCATCGAGGACTTCGCCCATTCGAATCGGCCCAAGCTCTTCGGCCCCCAGCACTACCACGCGGTGGGCATGGGCCTGCGGTATCTGACCGTCGTCGGGCCCATCCGCCTGGACATCGCCCGGCGGCTGAACATCGGCAGGGGATTGCCCGTCTCCACCCCGGGATACATCTATCCCGAGTCCGGAGGCTGCTTCGGCATCGGGAGCCGGTGGAGGCCCACCGGGCCGACGACGCCCAGCGGCGCGTTCGCGGGCGCTCCGGACGGGCAGTGCGCGCTGCACCTGTCGATTGGAGAGGCGTTTTGA
- a CDS encoding DNA-3-methyladenine glycosylase: MNWLPESFYARPALVVARELLGTLLVVEEAGQRRVGRIVETEAYIGAHDLACHASKGLTPRTEVMFGPAAVAYVYLIYGMHHCFNVVTDAPGVGAAVLVRAVEPVEGLPPGTRTDGPGRLCKALGLTRAHNRRGLCTPALHLSAGTPVPESGVSRGPRIGVDYAGPWAAEPFRWWVRDSQRVSKGPSPGRRKPA, encoded by the coding sequence GTGAACTGGTTGCCGGAGTCCTTCTACGCCCGTCCCGCGCTGGTGGTCGCCCGGGAGCTGCTCGGCACCCTGCTGGTGGTGGAGGAGGCCGGGCAGCGCCGGGTGGGCCGCATCGTGGAGACGGAGGCCTATATCGGGGCGCATGACCTGGCGTGCCATGCCTCCAAGGGGCTCACCCCTCGCACGGAGGTCATGTTCGGCCCGGCCGCCGTGGCGTACGTCTATCTGATTTATGGCATGCACCACTGTTTCAACGTGGTGACGGATGCACCGGGCGTGGGCGCGGCGGTGCTGGTGCGGGCGGTGGAGCCGGTGGAGGGGCTGCCCCCGGGGACGCGCACGGACGGGCCGGGGCGTCTGTGCAAGGCGCTGGGCCTCACCCGGGCGCACAACCGGCGGGGGCTGTGCACGCCGGCGCTGCACCTGAGCGCCGGGACGCCTGTTCCCGAGTCAGGCGTGTCCCGGGGGCCGCGCATCGGCGTGGACTACGCCGGGCCGTGGGCCGCCGAACCCTTCCGTTGGTGGGTCCGGGACAGTCAACGCGTCAGCAAGGGGCCTTCGCCGGGGCGCCGCAAGCCCGCTTGA
- a CDS encoding RNA polymerase sigma factor, translating into MSDEAVREEDRELLSRAQDGDVSAFEALVDAHRDKVYGLALRMTRSEADAAEITQDTFLSAYQHLKDFRGDAAFGSWVHRIAANHALMRLRHRRVAQAAEQELQGPEFTERGSLADYPQTDWSRDAEEKALDAELGTAIQQASDRLPEGYREVFLLKDVEGLSYEQIAEATGDSIPAIKSRLHRARLALREAIDAFYNRDSREL; encoded by the coding sequence ATGTCCGACGAGGCCGTCAGGGAAGAGGACCGTGAGCTCCTTTCCCGTGCACAGGATGGGGACGTTTCCGCCTTCGAGGCCCTGGTGGATGCCCACCGGGACAAGGTGTATGGCCTGGCGCTCCGGATGACCCGTTCGGAGGCCGACGCGGCCGAAATCACCCAGGACACCTTCCTGTCCGCCTATCAACACCTGAAGGACTTCCGGGGGGACGCGGCCTTCGGCTCCTGGGTGCACCGCATCGCCGCCAACCATGCGCTCATGCGCCTGCGCCACCGGCGCGTGGCCCAGGCAGCCGAGCAGGAGCTCCAGGGCCCGGAGTTCACCGAGCGGGGCTCCCTGGCGGACTACCCCCAGACGGACTGGAGCCGGGACGCCGAGGAGAAGGCCCTGGACGCCGAGCTGGGGACCGCCATCCAGCAGGCCTCGGACCGCCTGCCCGAGGGGTACCGGGAGGTCTTCCTCTTGAAAGACGTGGAGGGCCTCAGTTACGAACAGATTGCAGAAGCGACCGGGGACTCCATCCCCGCCATCAAGAGCCGGTTGCACCGGGCACGGCTCGCGCTCCGTGAAGCCATCGACGCTTTCTACAACCGGGACAGCCGCGAGTTGTGA
- a CDS encoding anti-sigma factor family protein — protein sequence MKRDEALGIIERNEGAPQPAEVRMYNCKDSINLLLEFLDGEMSPEDAQHLREHLRGCSPCVDFLRTYRATPGLCKKALAAKMPKEVSEKLTEFLRSKIKSAS from the coding sequence GTGAAACGCGACGAAGCGCTCGGCATCATCGAGAGGAACGAGGGCGCGCCGCAGCCAGCCGAGGTTCGGATGTACAACTGCAAAGACTCCATCAACCTCCTGCTGGAATTCCTCGATGGAGAGATGTCTCCCGAGGACGCACAGCACCTGCGTGAGCACCTGCGAGGGTGCAGTCCCTGTGTGGATTTCCTGCGCACCTACCGGGCCACGCCCGGGCTGTGCAAGAAGGCGCTGGCGGCGAAGATGCCGAAGGAAGTCTCCGAGAAGCTCACCGAGTTCCTTCGCTCCAAAATCAAGTCCGCCTCGTGA
- a CDS encoding 4-alpha-glucanotransferase: MSTPGRLSGLLLPLFSLRAQTDFGIGDFGALEGLFTWMKAARQRMLMVLPLLPTAPGDPSPYATRSAFGLNPLFIDLQRLPEFTAAGGEAALSDAQRAQLAEARSAPRVRYDLVFPLKDAAFARAFDVFEQQHWAPRSERAKAFRQWRDAQGEWLESYALFTAISEQEDRRPWWEWPEPLRTRQPEALAQKSRELERRVRYHAWLQWVAEQQWNEVRTQARAKDVLLCGDEPFIIGQDSADVWAHPDILRRDARLGVPPDDFSSTGQDWGLPYFDLAAMEKDDFAWLKMRAKKAASYYDLRRVDHAVGYFRQWIRDAQTPTGRFIPPDEESHRRLGEKTFRLLSEGAGIVAEDLGVIPPFVRHILAELELPGYRVMRWERDDNHYRDPRQFPAVSLVTTGTHDTDTVAEWWEGAGDHERHAAARSWPELNGVAITREFTPDVHRAMLASALNANSDLCVLPWQDVLGTRDRINLPGSMSDSNWAYRIEQNVSDLLTDSRTREAAERLAWLTASARR; encoded by the coding sequence ATGTCCACACCCGGCCGGCTCTCCGGTCTTCTGCTCCCGCTCTTCTCCCTCCGCGCCCAGACTGACTTCGGCATTGGCGACTTCGGTGCCCTGGAGGGCCTGTTCACCTGGATGAAGGCCGCTCGCCAGCGGATGCTGATGGTGCTGCCGCTGCTCCCCACCGCGCCTGGCGACCCGAGCCCGTACGCGACGCGCTCGGCCTTCGGCCTCAATCCCCTCTTCATCGACCTGCAGCGGCTGCCGGAGTTCACCGCGGCCGGCGGCGAGGCGGCCCTGTCCGACGCGCAGCGCGCCCAACTGGCCGAGGCCCGGTCGGCGCCGCGCGTGCGCTACGACCTGGTCTTCCCGCTCAAGGACGCCGCCTTCGCGCGCGCCTTCGACGTCTTCGAGCAGCAGCACTGGGCGCCGCGGTCCGAGCGGGCGAAGGCCTTCCGCCAGTGGCGCGACGCCCAGGGCGAGTGGCTGGAGAGCTACGCGCTCTTCACCGCCATCAGCGAGCAGGAGGACCGCCGCCCGTGGTGGGAGTGGCCCGAGCCGCTGCGCACCCGTCAGCCCGAGGCCCTGGCCCAGAAGTCCCGGGAGCTGGAGCGCCGCGTGCGCTACCACGCCTGGCTCCAGTGGGTGGCCGAGCAGCAATGGAACGAGGTGCGGACGCAGGCCCGCGCCAAGGACGTCCTCCTGTGCGGCGACGAGCCGTTCATCATTGGCCAGGACAGCGCGGACGTGTGGGCGCACCCGGACATCCTGCGGCGTGACGCCCGCCTGGGCGTGCCCCCGGATGACTTCTCCTCCACGGGCCAGGATTGGGGCCTGCCCTACTTCGACCTGGCGGCCATGGAGAAGGACGACTTCGCCTGGCTGAAGATGCGCGCGAAGAAGGCGGCCAGCTACTATGACTTGCGCCGGGTGGACCACGCGGTGGGGTACTTCCGCCAGTGGATTCGCGACGCGCAGACGCCCACCGGGCGCTTCATCCCCCCGGATGAGGAGAGCCACCGCCGCTTGGGGGAGAAGACCTTCCGCCTGCTCTCCGAGGGCGCCGGCATCGTCGCCGAGGACCTGGGCGTGATTCCGCCCTTCGTGCGCCACATCCTCGCGGAGCTCGAGCTGCCCGGCTACCGGGTGATGCGCTGGGAGCGCGACGACAACCACTACCGCGACCCGCGCCAGTTCCCCGCGGTGTCCCTCGTGACGACCGGCACCCATGACACCGACACCGTGGCCGAGTGGTGGGAGGGCGCGGGCGACCACGAGCGCCACGCGGCGGCGCGCTCCTGGCCGGAGCTCAACGGCGTGGCCATCACCCGCGAGTTCACCCCGGACGTCCACCGGGCCATGCTGGCCTCGGCGCTCAACGCCAACAGCGACTTGTGCGTGTTGCCCTGGCAGGACGTGCTCGGCACGCGGGACCGCATCAACCTGCCCGGCTCCATGAGCGACTCGAACTGGGCGTACCGCATTGAACAGAACGTGAGCGACCTGCTCACGGATTCGCGCACGCGCGAGGCCGCCGAGCGGCTGGCCTGGCTCACCGCGTCCGCGCGGCGCTGA